One genomic segment of Alicycliphilus denitrificans K601 includes these proteins:
- a CDS encoding acyl-CoA dehydrogenase — protein sequence MSYTAPVKDMLFAIEHLARIDQVAQIPGFEDAGLETAAAVLEECAKFNEGVVAPLSVAGDRDPSSFKDGVVTTTLGFKEAFRQFAEGGWQGLQHPADFGGQGLPKTIGAACGEMLNSANLSFALCPLLTDGAIEALLTAGSDALKATYLEKLISGQWTGTMNLTEPQAGSDLALVRTRAEPQADGTYKLFGTKIFITYGEHDMAENIVHLVLARVAGAPEGVKGISLFVVPKFMVHADGSLGARNDVHCVSIEHKLGIKASPTAVLQFGDHGGAVGYLVGEENRGLEYMFIMMNAARYAVGVQGIAVAERAYQKAVQYAKDRVQSRPVDGSVAGSAAIIHHPDVRRMLMTMRAYTEGCRGMASVAAAAYDAAHHHPDAQVRKDNAAFYEFMVPLVKGYSTEMSLEVTSLGVQVHGGMGFIEETGAAQYYRDARILTIYEGTTAIQANDLVGRKTARDGGQMARAVAAQIEKTEGELIASGTADAQAVARRLGAARQAFLDAVDFIAGGAKAHPNDVYAGSVPYLMLAGNLVAGWQLARALLVAQDLSSKGQDAAFMQAKIATARFYAEHILVKAPGQRDAIVEGAASVMALPLDTF from the coding sequence ATGAGCTACACCGCCCCCGTCAAGGACATGCTGTTCGCCATCGAGCACCTGGCGCGCATCGACCAGGTTGCGCAGATCCCTGGCTTCGAGGACGCCGGCCTGGAAACGGCCGCCGCCGTGCTGGAGGAATGCGCGAAGTTCAACGAGGGCGTGGTGGCGCCCTTGAGCGTGGCGGGCGACCGCGATCCGTCGTCCTTCAAGGACGGCGTCGTCACCACCACGCTGGGCTTCAAGGAAGCCTTCCGCCAGTTCGCCGAGGGCGGCTGGCAGGGCCTGCAGCACCCGGCCGACTTCGGCGGCCAGGGCCTGCCCAAGACCATAGGCGCGGCCTGCGGCGAAATGCTCAACAGCGCCAACCTGAGCTTCGCGCTGTGCCCGCTGCTCACCGACGGCGCCATCGAGGCGCTGCTCACCGCAGGCAGCGACGCGCTCAAGGCCACCTACCTGGAAAAGCTCATCAGCGGCCAGTGGACCGGCACCATGAACCTCACCGAGCCCCAGGCGGGCTCGGACCTGGCCCTGGTGCGCACCAGGGCCGAACCCCAGGCGGACGGCACGTACAAGCTCTTCGGCACCAAGATCTTCATCACCTACGGCGAGCACGACATGGCCGAGAACATCGTGCACCTGGTGCTCGCGCGCGTGGCGGGCGCGCCCGAGGGGGTGAAGGGCATCAGCCTGTTCGTGGTGCCCAAGTTCATGGTGCATGCCGACGGCAGCCTGGGCGCGCGCAACGACGTGCACTGCGTGAGCATCGAGCACAAGCTCGGCATCAAGGCATCGCCCACGGCGGTGCTGCAGTTCGGCGACCATGGCGGCGCCGTCGGCTACCTGGTGGGCGAGGAGAACCGCGGCCTCGAATACATGTTCATCATGATGAACGCCGCGCGCTACGCCGTGGGCGTGCAGGGCATCGCGGTGGCCGAGCGCGCCTACCAGAAGGCCGTGCAGTACGCCAAGGACCGCGTGCAGAGCCGGCCGGTGGATGGCAGCGTCGCGGGCAGCGCGGCCATCATCCACCACCCCGACGTGCGCCGCATGCTCATGACCATGCGCGCCTATACCGAGGGCTGCCGCGGCATGGCGAGCGTGGCCGCCGCAGCCTACGATGCCGCGCACCACCACCCCGACGCACAGGTTCGCAAGGACAACGCCGCGTTCTACGAATTCATGGTGCCGCTCGTGAAGGGCTACAGCACCGAGATGAGCCTGGAGGTCACGTCGCTCGGCGTGCAGGTGCATGGCGGCATGGGTTTCATCGAGGAAACCGGCGCCGCCCAGTACTACCGCGACGCGCGTATCCTGACCATCTACGAGGGCACGACCGCCATCCAGGCCAACGACCTGGTGGGCCGCAAGACCGCGCGCGACGGTGGCCAGATGGCCAGGGCCGTCGCCGCGCAGATCGAGAAGACGGAAGGCGAACTGATCGCTAGCGGCACGGCCGACGCCCAGGCCGTGGCGCGGCGCCTGGGCGCGGCGCGCCAGGCGTTCCTCGATGCGGTGGACTTCATCGCCGGTGGCGCCAAGGCGCACCCCAACGACGTGTACGCGGGCAGCGTGCCCTACCTGATGCTGGCAGGCAACCTAGTGGCCGGCTGGCAACTGGCGCGCGCGCTGCTGGTGGCGCAGGATCTGTCGTCCAAGGGACAGGACGCGGCCTTCATGCAGGCCAAGATCGCCACCGCGCGTTTCTATGCCGAGCACATCCTGGTGAAGGCGCCAGGACAGCGCGACGCCATCGTCGAGGGCGCGGCCAGCGTCATGGCGCTGCCCCTGGATACGTTCTAA
- a CDS encoding electron transfer flavoprotein subunit alpha/FixB family protein, translated as MTALVIAEHDNATIKAATLNTVTAAAACGADVHVLVAGENAQAAAQAAAQIAGVAKVIHADGASLKDGLAENLAAQVLQIAGNYSHILFPATAGGKNVAPRVAAKLDVAQISDITKVISADTYERPIYAGNAIATVQSGDSVKVITVRTTGFDAAPATGGAAQVETAAAVADSGKSRFVGSEIAKSDRPELTAAKIIVSGGRALGSAEKFNEVITPLADKLGAAIGASRAAVDAGYAPNDLQVGQTGKIVAPQLYIACGISGAIQHLAGMKDSKVIVAINKDPEAPIFSVADYGLEADLFQAVPELVKAL; from the coding sequence ATGACCGCACTCGTCATCGCAGAACACGACAACGCGACCATCAAGGCCGCCACCCTCAACACCGTCACCGCAGCGGCCGCCTGCGGCGCCGACGTGCACGTACTCGTTGCCGGAGAAAACGCCCAGGCCGCGGCCCAGGCAGCAGCCCAGATCGCCGGCGTCGCCAAAGTCATCCACGCCGACGGCGCCAGCCTCAAGGACGGCCTGGCCGAGAACCTCGCCGCCCAGGTACTGCAGATCGCCGGCAACTACAGCCACATCCTGTTCCCGGCCACCGCCGGCGGCAAGAACGTGGCCCCGCGCGTGGCCGCCAAGCTCGACGTCGCGCAAATCAGCGACATCACCAAAGTCATCTCCGCCGACACCTACGAGCGCCCCATCTACGCGGGCAACGCCATTGCCACCGTGCAAAGCGGCGACAGCGTCAAAGTCATCACCGTGCGCACCACGGGCTTCGACGCAGCGCCCGCCACGGGCGGCGCGGCACAGGTCGAAACCGCGGCCGCCGTGGCCGACAGCGGCAAAAGCCGCTTCGTGGGCAGCGAAATCGCCAAGAGCGACCGACCCGAACTCACCGCCGCCAAGATCATCGTCAGCGGCGGCCGCGCCCTGGGCAGCGCCGAGAAATTCAACGAAGTCATCACCCCGCTGGCCGACAAGCTGGGCGCGGCCATCGGCGCGAGCCGCGCGGCCGTGGACGCGGGCTACGCGCCCAACGACCTGCAGGTGGGGCAGACGGGCAAGATCGTGGCGCCGCAGCTGTACATCGCGTGCGGCATCTCGGGGGCCATCCAGCACCTGGCGGGCATGAAGGACAGCAAGGTCATCGTGGCCATCAACAAGGACCCCGAGGCGCCGATCTTCAGCGTGGCCGACTACGGGCTGGAGGCGGACTTGTTCCAGGCCGTGCCGGAACTGGTCAAGGCGCTGTAG
- a CDS encoding electron transfer flavoprotein subunit beta/FixA family protein, whose protein sequence is MKVLVPVKRVVDYNVKVRVKSDGTGVDIANVKMSMNPFDEIAVEEAVRLKEKGAATEVIAVSCGVAQCQETLRTAMAIGADRAILVETDAELQPLAVAKLLKALVDKEQPGLIILGKQAIDDDANQTGQMLAALADLPQATFASKVEIAGDKANVTREIDGGLETLALSLPAVVTTDLRLNEPRYVTLPNIMKAKKKPLESVKPEDLGVQVAPRLKTLKVAEPPKRGAGIKVPDVATLVAKLRNEAKVI, encoded by the coding sequence ATGAAGGTCTTGGTCCCCGTCAAACGCGTGGTGGACTACAACGTGAAAGTCCGGGTGAAATCGGACGGCACGGGCGTAGACATCGCCAACGTGAAGATGAGCATGAACCCGTTCGACGAAATCGCCGTCGAGGAAGCCGTACGCCTGAAGGAAAAAGGCGCGGCCACCGAAGTCATCGCCGTCAGCTGCGGCGTGGCGCAATGCCAGGAAACCCTGCGCACCGCCATGGCCATCGGCGCCGACCGCGCCATCCTCGTGGAAACCGACGCCGAACTGCAGCCGCTGGCCGTGGCCAAGCTCCTGAAGGCCCTGGTGGACAAGGAACAGCCCGGCCTCATCATCCTGGGCAAACAGGCCATCGACGACGACGCCAACCAGACCGGCCAGATGCTCGCCGCCCTGGCCGACCTGCCCCAGGCCACCTTCGCCAGCAAAGTCGAAATCGCCGGCGACAAAGCCAACGTCACGCGCGAAATCGACGGCGGCCTCGAAACCCTGGCGCTCAGCTTGCCCGCCGTGGTGACCACCGACCTGCGCCTCAATGAACCGCGCTACGTCACCCTGCCCAACATCATGAAGGCCAAGAAAAAGCCGCTGGAGAGCGTCAAGCCCGAAGACCTGGGCGTTCAAGTTGCCCCGCGCCTGAAAACCCTCAAAGTGGCCGAACCCCCGAAACGCGGCGCCGGCATCAAAGTCCCCGACGTCGCCACCCTCGTGGCCAAACTCCGGAACGAAGCCAAAGTGATCTGA
- a CDS encoding enoyl-CoA hydratase, translating into MSDLLHVARDARGVVTLTLNDPARFNALGHEMLAALHQALDEVARDERARVVVLAAAGKAFCAGHNLKDMAQHPDLAWYQDLFARCSRVMLAIHKLPVPVIARVHGMATAAGCQLVAQCDLAVASEAASFATSGIHYGLFCATPSVPLVRNVPAKRAMEMLLTGDFIDARTALAEGLVNRVAPPEALDAEVQALVRSILQKPRTAVAMGKALVYQQRELGIDAAYQIAGQAMATNMMDEAAQEGARAFAEKRQPAWKQS; encoded by the coding sequence ATGTCGGATCTGTTGCACGTGGCGCGCGACGCGCGCGGCGTGGTCACGCTCACGCTCAATGATCCCGCGCGCTTCAACGCGCTGGGCCACGAAATGCTCGCCGCCCTGCACCAGGCGCTCGACGAGGTGGCGCGGGACGAGCGCGCGCGCGTGGTGGTGCTGGCCGCCGCCGGCAAGGCCTTCTGCGCGGGCCATAACCTCAAGGACATGGCGCAGCACCCCGACCTGGCCTGGTACCAGGACCTGTTCGCTCGCTGCAGCCGCGTGATGCTCGCGATCCACAAGCTGCCCGTGCCGGTCATCGCGCGCGTGCACGGCATGGCCACGGCGGCAGGCTGCCAGCTCGTGGCGCAGTGCGATCTGGCCGTGGCCAGCGAGGCGGCCAGCTTCGCCACCAGCGGCATCCACTACGGCCTGTTCTGCGCCACGCCCAGCGTGCCGCTGGTGCGCAACGTGCCAGCCAAGCGGGCTATGGAGATGCTGCTCACGGGCGACTTCATCGACGCGCGCACCGCCCTCGCCGAGGGGCTGGTCAACCGCGTGGCGCCGCCCGAGGCGCTGGACGCCGAGGTGCAAGCGCTGGTGCGCTCCATCCTGCAGAAGCCCCGCACGGCCGTGGCCATGGGCAAGGCCCTGGTGTACCAGCAGCGCGAGCTGGGCATCGACGCCGCCTACCAGATCGCCGGGCAGGCCATGGCCACCAACATGATGGACGAGGCCGCGCAGGAGGGCGCCCGCGCATTCGCCGAAAAGCGCCAGCCGGCCTGGAAGCAGTCCTGA
- a CDS encoding histone deacetylase family protein gives MTVSKTGYYTHRDCRKHEMGPGHPECPARLDAIEDRLLVSGVADALEHREAPLASLADIELAHDRMHIAALRGLSDMLIEEEDAGGSPLTQLDTDTAMNRYTWTAALRAAGAALEATDAVLAGELENAFCCVRPPGHHATRSKAMGFCFFNNVAIAAKYALQRHNLKRVAVVDFDVHHGNGTEDILAGDPRALMVSIFQHPFYPYCGDQDPAPNMLNVPVPAYTKGMDVRDIVEMMWIPRLEEFKPEMIFISAGFDAHREDDMGQLGLTEQDYAWITMRIKDVARRFSSKRIVSCLEGGYVMGPLARSVEAHVRVLADL, from the coding sequence ATGACTGTGAGCAAGACGGGCTATTACACCCATCGCGATTGCCGCAAGCACGAAATGGGGCCGGGGCACCCCGAGTGCCCGGCGCGGCTGGACGCCATCGAGGACCGTCTGCTGGTGAGCGGCGTTGCCGACGCGCTCGAACACCGCGAAGCCCCGCTGGCCTCGCTGGCCGACATAGAGTTGGCCCACGACCGCATGCACATAGCCGCGCTGCGCGGCCTGTCCGACATGCTCATCGAGGAGGAGGACGCCGGCGGCTCCCCCCTCACGCAGCTCGATACCGACACCGCCATGAACCGCTACACCTGGACGGCGGCCCTGCGCGCCGCCGGCGCGGCCCTGGAGGCCACCGACGCGGTGCTGGCCGGCGAGCTGGAGAACGCCTTCTGCTGCGTGCGCCCGCCGGGCCACCACGCCACGCGCTCCAAGGCCATGGGCTTCTGCTTCTTCAACAACGTGGCCATCGCCGCCAAGTACGCGCTGCAGCGCCACAACCTCAAGCGCGTGGCCGTGGTGGACTTCGACGTGCACCACGGCAACGGCACGGAGGACATCCTGGCGGGCGACCCGCGCGCGCTCATGGTCAGTATCTTCCAGCACCCGTTCTACCCGTACTGCGGCGACCAGGATCCCGCGCCCAACATGCTCAACGTGCCCGTGCCCGCCTACACCAAGGGCATGGACGTGCGCGACATCGTCGAGATGATGTGGATCCCGCGCCTGGAGGAGTTCAAGCCCGAGATGATCTTCATCAGCGCGGGCTTCGACGCGCACCGCGAGGACGACATGGGCCAGCTGGGCCTGACCGAGCAGGACTACGCTTGGATCACCATGCGCATCAAGGACGTGGCGCGGCGCTTTTCCAGCAAGCGCATCGTCTCCTGCCTGGAGGGCGGCTACGTGATGGGGCCGCTGGCGCGCAGCGTGGAGGCGCACGTGCGCGTGCTCGCGGACCTGTGA
- a CDS encoding AAA family ATPase, with translation MHAQHKIRSLLDQLNTVITGKSLQIQDCVTCLLAGGHLLIEDVPGVGKTTLAHALARTFGLSFTRVQFTSDLMPSDLTGVSVYERGTEDFRFHPGPVFTQVLLADEINRASPKTQSALLEAMEEKQVSVEGATRPLPQPFFVIATQNPYDQLGTFLLPESQLDRFLMRISLGYPDRASERLLLAGGDRRDMLAALPPLLSADELAALQQQVLAVHTAGPLLDYVQDLVAATRSGRWFAQGLSPRAGIALVRAAKAQALIEGRDYVAPDDVQAVLPQTIAHRLQPVGEAGRGSVEQVRAMVESIPLP, from the coding sequence ATGCACGCACAGCACAAGATCCGGTCGCTCTTAGACCAGCTTAACACGGTGATCACCGGGAAAAGCTTACAAATCCAGGACTGCGTGACCTGCCTGCTCGCGGGTGGCCACCTGCTCATCGAGGACGTTCCCGGCGTGGGCAAGACCACTCTGGCCCATGCGCTGGCGCGCACCTTCGGGCTGTCGTTCACGCGCGTGCAGTTCACGTCCGACCTGATGCCCAGCGACCTCACGGGCGTGTCGGTGTACGAGCGCGGCACGGAGGACTTCCGCTTCCACCCCGGCCCCGTGTTCACCCAGGTGCTGCTGGCCGACGAGATCAACCGCGCCAGCCCCAAGACGCAGAGCGCGCTGCTCGAGGCCATGGAGGAAAAGCAGGTCTCGGTGGAGGGCGCCACGCGCCCCCTGCCCCAGCCCTTCTTCGTCATCGCCACGCAGAACCCGTACGACCAGTTGGGCACCTTCCTGCTGCCCGAGAGCCAGCTCGACCGCTTCCTGATGCGCATCTCGCTGGGCTACCCCGACCGCGCCTCCGAGCGCCTGCTGCTGGCCGGCGGCGACCGCCGCGACATGCTGGCGGCCCTGCCGCCGCTGCTGTCGGCGGACGAGCTGGCCGCGCTGCAGCAGCAGGTGCTGGCCGTGCACACGGCCGGGCCGCTGCTGGACTACGTGCAGGACCTGGTGGCCGCCACGCGCTCGGGCCGCTGGTTCGCGCAGGGCCTGTCGCCGCGCGCGGGCATCGCCCTGGTGCGCGCGGCCAAGGCCCAGGCGCTCATCGAGGGGCGCGACTACGTGGCGCCCGACGATGTGCAGGCCGTCCTGCCGCAGACCATCGCCCACCGCCTGCAACCCGTGGGCGAGGCCGGGCGCGGCAGCGTGGAGCAGGTGCGAGCCATGGTCGAGTCCATCCCCCTGCCCTGA
- the mltB gene encoding lytic murein transglycosylase B gives MTSLIVKTIFLIATSALSVSATAKNDHKKHVAKAAPAQHYAQRAEAMRFADDLAERRGLDREWVRQAIGQARLLREVPRLVLPPPRGVPKNWAAYRARFVEPVRIRAGLRFWQDNAEALARAEREYGVPAEIIVGIIGVETLYGQHMGGYRVIDALATLSFDFPDAHPRAAERRAFFQRELEQFLTLMDRTGIDPHDPRGSYAGAMGMGQFMPSSWTRWAVDFDGDGRIDLWRSAQDAIGSVANYFVGHGWTAGMPTHYAVRFDTAGLQLDELLAPDILPTFSAAGMAAKGAQVQGEGAHHAGPLALVELQNGADAPSYVAGTENFYAVTRYNWSSYYAMAVIELGRAVAAQRAVP, from the coding sequence ATGACATCCCTGATCGTAAAAACTATTTTTTTGATAGCTACAAGCGCTTTATCAGTGAGCGCTACAGCCAAAAACGACCACAAGAAACACGTCGCCAAGGCGGCGCCCGCCCAGCACTATGCCCAGCGCGCGGAGGCCATGCGGTTCGCCGACGACCTGGCCGAGCGCCGCGGCCTGGACCGCGAATGGGTGCGCCAGGCCATAGGCCAGGCCCGGCTGCTGCGCGAGGTGCCGCGCCTGGTGCTGCCGCCGCCCAGGGGCGTGCCGAAGAACTGGGCCGCCTACCGCGCGCGCTTCGTCGAGCCTGTGCGCATACGCGCCGGCCTGCGCTTCTGGCAGGACAACGCCGAGGCCTTGGCGCGGGCCGAGCGCGAATATGGTGTGCCGGCCGAGATCATCGTCGGCATCATCGGCGTGGAGACCCTCTACGGCCAGCACATGGGCGGCTACCGCGTGATCGACGCGCTGGCCACGCTGAGCTTCGACTTCCCCGACGCCCACCCGCGCGCGGCCGAGCGGCGCGCCTTCTTCCAGCGCGAGCTGGAGCAGTTCCTGACCCTCATGGACCGCACCGGCATCGACCCGCACGACCCGCGCGGCAGCTACGCCGGCGCCATGGGCATGGGCCAGTTCATGCCGTCGAGCTGGACGCGCTGGGCCGTGGACTTCGACGGCGACGGCCGCATCGACCTGTGGCGCAGCGCGCAGGACGCCATAGGCTCGGTGGCCAACTACTTCGTGGGCCATGGCTGGACGGCCGGCATGCCCACGCACTACGCCGTGCGGTTCGACACCGCCGGCCTGCAGCTGGACGAACTGCTCGCCCCCGACATCCTGCCCACCTTCAGCGCCGCCGGCATGGCGGCCAAGGGCGCTCAGGTGCAGGGCGAAGGCGCGCACCACGCCGGCCCCCTGGCCCTGGTGGAGCTGCAGAACGGCGCCGACGCACCCAGCTACGTGGCCGGCACCGAGAACTTCTACGCCGTCACGCGCTACAACTGGTCGAGCTACTACGCCATGGCGGTAATCGAGCTGGGGCGGGCCGTGGCGGCGCAGCGGGCGGTTCCCTGA
- a CDS encoding transketolase family protein produces the protein MNTATQKKPRLTTSAMIASIADEGQRVKAAPFGKALVEYAATRPEVVGMTADLAKYTDLHLFAQAYPERFFQMGMAEQLLMGAAGGMAKTGLVPFATTYAVFGTRRAYDFIHQVIAEENLNVKICCALPGLTTGYGPSHQATEDLAMMRAIPGLTVVDPCDALDIEQAVPQIAEHAGPVYMRLLRGNVPLVLDEYDYRFELGKAKLLRDGADVLVISSGLLTMRALEAARQLAGDKVGVAVLHCPTIKPLDAATILAEARRPGRLVVVAENHSAVGGLGEAVASLLLQEGVTPARFRMLALPDTFLDAGALPTLHDRYGISTAKVAESLKAWLA, from the coding sequence ATGAACACCGCAACGCAAAAGAAGCCGCGCCTGACCACCTCGGCCATGATCGCCTCCATCGCCGACGAGGGCCAGCGCGTCAAGGCCGCGCCCTTCGGCAAGGCGCTGGTGGAATACGCGGCCACGCGGCCCGAGGTCGTCGGCATGACCGCCGATCTGGCCAAGTACACCGACCTGCACCTGTTCGCCCAGGCCTACCCCGAGCGCTTCTTCCAGATGGGCATGGCCGAGCAGCTCCTGATGGGGGCGGCCGGCGGCATGGCCAAGACGGGCCTGGTGCCGTTCGCCACCACCTATGCCGTGTTCGGCACGCGGCGCGCCTACGACTTCATCCACCAGGTGATCGCCGAGGAGAACCTCAACGTCAAGATCTGCTGCGCGCTGCCCGGCCTCACCACGGGCTACGGCCCGAGCCACCAGGCCACCGAGGACCTGGCCATGATGCGCGCCATTCCCGGCCTGACCGTGGTCGATCCCTGCGACGCGCTGGACATCGAGCAGGCCGTGCCCCAGATCGCAGAGCATGCCGGCCCCGTCTACATGCGCCTGCTGCGCGGCAACGTGCCCCTGGTGCTGGACGAGTACGACTACCGCTTCGAGCTCGGCAAGGCCAAGCTGCTGCGCGACGGCGCGGACGTGCTCGTGATCTCCAGCGGCCTGCTGACCATGCGCGCGCTGGAGGCGGCCCGGCAGCTTGCCGGCGACAAGGTCGGCGTGGCGGTGCTGCACTGCCCCACGATCAAGCCGCTGGATGCCGCGACCATCCTGGCCGAGGCGCGGCGCCCGGGGCGCCTCGTGGTGGTGGCGGAGAACCACTCCGCCGTGGGCGGCCTGGGCGAGGCCGTGGCCAGCCTGCTCCTGCAGGAAGGCGTGACGCCCGCGCGCTTTCGCATGCTGGCGCTGCCGGACACCTTCCTCGATGCGGGCGCTCTGCCCACGCTGCACGACCGTTACGGCATCTCCACCGCGAAGGTGGCGGAATCGCTCAAGGCCTGGCTGGCCTGA
- a CDS encoding transketolase gives MSNLQHIAQAAWRIRRHAVRMGEVQGQGYVGQALGYADVLATAYAHALDFRPDDPEWDGRDRFLLSHGHYAIAHYAALIEAGIIAESELETYGSDDSRLPMSGMASYTPGMEMSGGSLGQGLPIAVGMALGLRHRGNPAFVYNSMSDGELDEGSTWEAALSAAHHGLGNLVCIVDINNQQADGPSSRVMGFEPLADKWAAFGWHVQRVDGNHLPAVVRAFDTARNLAESRPRVILCDTLMGKGVPFLEARDKNHFIRVEPSEWQQALDALDANRP, from the coding sequence ATGAGCAACCTCCAACACATTGCCCAGGCCGCGTGGCGGATCCGCCGCCATGCCGTCCGCATGGGCGAAGTCCAGGGGCAGGGCTACGTCGGCCAGGCCCTGGGCTATGCCGACGTGCTGGCCACGGCCTATGCGCACGCCCTCGACTTCCGGCCCGACGACCCCGAGTGGGACGGGCGCGACCGCTTCCTGCTCTCGCACGGCCACTACGCCATCGCCCATTACGCCGCGCTGATCGAGGCCGGGATCATTGCCGAGTCCGAGCTGGAGACCTACGGCAGCGACGACAGCCGCCTGCCCATGTCGGGCATGGCCAGCTACACGCCGGGCATGGAGATGTCGGGCGGCTCGCTGGGCCAGGGGCTGCCGATCGCCGTGGGCATGGCGCTGGGGCTGCGCCACCGGGGCAACCCGGCGTTCGTCTACAACTCCATGTCCGACGGCGAGCTGGACGAGGGCTCGACCTGGGAGGCCGCCCTGTCCGCCGCCCACCATGGGCTGGGCAACCTGGTCTGCATCGTGGACATCAACAACCAGCAGGCCGACGGCCCTTCCTCCAGGGTGATGGGCTTCGAGCCGCTGGCGGACAAGTGGGCGGCCTTCGGCTGGCACGTGCAGCGCGTGGACGGCAACCACCTGCCCGCCGTGGTGCGCGCCTTCGACACCGCGCGCAACCTGGCCGAATCCAGGCCGCGCGTCATCCTCTGCGACACGCTGATGGGCAAGGGCGTGCCCTTCCTGGAGGCGCGCGACAAGAACCACTTCATCCGCGTGGAACCCTCCGAATGGCAGCAGGCGCTCGACGCGCTGGACGCTAACCGCCCCTGA
- a CDS encoding TRAP transporter large permease, with protein MTILIIGLFVVAALASIPIAHALVLASVGGLLIIDRVPVHLAVEQMITQTQSFPLIAIPFFMMTGALMVSGRLGQSLVNLLSMMIGRVHGGPAQVGVLSSTIFGGVSGSAVADASAIGSMLIPWLKRLGYPAPFAAGTLAAAATIDILIPPSIPMIVYALVSGASIGALFVAGILPGLLMCGGFMAVCYVQGRRRGFPRDTTPFVWPAFRQQLLHAGPALAMPVLIVIFLRFGIATPTEVSVMSTLYALVVSGLVYRDLTVAKLKAAAVEAGISTGVVLLIIMASSVVGWIVTYEQLPAAFTQYAKETLQSPWLIILAMNLIMLATGMFIDLPAAVLLLTPMFVPLASAVGMDTVQLGIMMIVNLSIGLYHPPIGTTLFITSSIAKVRIGDVVKELIPFYVVALALLLGFAYLPWLTLH; from the coding sequence ATGACCATCCTCATCATCGGTCTGTTCGTCGTGGCCGCGCTGGCCTCGATACCCATCGCGCATGCGCTCGTTCTGGCCTCGGTCGGCGGCCTGCTCATCATCGACCGCGTGCCCGTGCACCTGGCGGTGGAGCAGATGATCACGCAGACGCAGAGCTTCCCGCTGATCGCGATCCCGTTCTTCATGATGACGGGTGCGCTGATGGTCAGCGGCCGCCTGGGCCAGAGCCTGGTCAACCTGCTCTCCATGATGATCGGCCGCGTGCACGGCGGCCCGGCCCAGGTGGGCGTGCTGTCGTCCACCATCTTTGGCGGCGTGTCCGGCTCGGCCGTGGCCGATGCCTCGGCCATCGGCTCCATGCTGATCCCGTGGCTCAAGAGGCTGGGCTACCCCGCGCCGTTCGCGGCGGGCACGCTGGCGGCGGCGGCCACCATCGACATCCTGATCCCGCCGTCGATCCCGATGATCGTCTACGCGCTGGTGTCGGGCGCGTCGATCGGCGCGCTGTTCGTCGCGGGCATCCTGCCGGGCCTGCTGATGTGCGGCGGCTTCATGGCCGTGTGCTACGTGCAGGGGCGCCGCCGCGGCTTCCCGCGCGACACCACGCCGTTCGTATGGCCCGCCTTCCGGCAGCAACTGCTGCATGCGGGCCCGGCCCTGGCGATGCCGGTGCTGATCGTCATCTTCCTGCGCTTCGGCATCGCCACGCCGACCGAGGTGAGCGTGATGTCCACGCTGTATGCGCTGGTGGTGTCGGGTCTCGTCTACCGCGACCTGACGGTGGCCAAGCTCAAGGCCGCGGCCGTGGAGGCCGGCATCTCCACCGGCGTGGTGCTGCTCATCATCATGGCCTCCAGCGTCGTGGGCTGGATCGTGACCTACGAGCAGCTGCCCGCCGCCTTCACGCAGTACGCCAAGGAGACGCTGCAGTCGCCCTGGCTGATCATCCTGGCAATGAACCTGATCATGCTCGCCACGGGCATGTTCATCGACCTGCCCGCGGCCGTGCTGCTGCTCACACCCATGTTCGTGCCGCTGGCCTCGGCCGTGGGCATGGACACCGTGCAGCTCGGGATCATGATGATCGTGAACCTGTCCATCGGGCTGTACCACCCGCCCATAGGCACCACCTTGTTCATCACGAGCTCGATCGCCAAGGTGCGCATCGGCGACGTGGTCAAGGAGCTGATTCCCTTCTACGTGGTCGCGCTGGCGCTGCTGCTGGGCTTTGCCTACCTGCCGTGGCTGACCCTGCATTGA